The genomic interval GAAGAGCACCTCGAGGTCGACGACGACGCCGTTGCCGATGACCGGGTTGACGCCGGGGCTGAGAATGCCGGATGGCAGCAGGTGCAGGGCGTACTTCTCGTTTCCGATGACGACGGTGTGCCCGGCGTTGTTGCCGCCGTTGAATTTGACGACCCAGTCGGTGCGCTCACCGAGCAGGTCTGTCGCCTTGCCCTTGCCCTCATCGCCCCACTGGACGCCGACGATCACGATTCCTGGCATGGGTGAACCCCCTGGTACTGCACGCTGTTCGCCGGGCTTGCACCGGCAGATGAGCTGGCCCGAACGGGCGAGTCCATCCTATCGAAGGAGATTCTTCCCGCCGAAGAACCCGCTGTTCACTAGAGTCTTCCCATGACGACCTGGTGGCCCTACGTGCGCCTCGCCGCCGCGATCCTCGGTTTCGCGGCCCTCACCCGACAGCTGGCGATCGCGATCGGCAACGCCCAGCGCGCCGAGACAGAGTGGGGTGCGCACCTGCCGACGGTGACCGCGAACTTCTTCAGCTACTTCACCGTGCTCTCGAACCTGATCGCCGCGGTGACGCTTGTGATCGGGGCGGTGTGGATGCTGCGCCATCGTCGCGACCGCACGCCGGAGCCGCTCTGGCTGTCGACGCTGTTCGCCTGCGCCTCGACGTACATGATCGTGACCGGCATCGTCTACAACGTGCTGCTGCGCCAGATCGCGATCGCCGGCATCTCGGACGTCTGGACCAACGAGACGCTGCACGTGATCATCCCCCTGGTGATGCTGGCCGACGTGCTGCTGGCGCCACATCGCCGCGCACTGCCGTGGTCGTCGCTGTGGGTTGTCGCCGCGTTCCCGATCGCCTGGGTCGCGTACACGCTGCTGCGTGCGGGCTTCATCACCGCACCGTTCACCGGTACCGCCTGGTGGTACCCGTACCCGTTCCTCGACCCCCACCTGCAGGGCGGCTACCCCGGCGTCATCGCCTACGTCATCGGCATCGCCGCGGTCATCATCGCCGTCGGCGCCGGGGTCATCTGGGCGGGACGTCGGCAGTGGACGGGCGGCGCGAAGCAGGCATCCGCGGTCGAAAGCGAGCGACGACGCGCCAGCCGCTGACGCGACGAGCACGCATCAGGCGCCCTCCGGCACGTGCAGGCGGGCCAGGAACGCGTCGGTGCCGCGCGGCACGCCACGACGGTCGCTGCGCGAGACGAGCACCGTCACGACCACCGCGATCGGCACCGTCCACGCCGCCGGCTGCTCGAGAAACGGGCCGAGCGCGGACCACACCGCTGCGAGCAGCGACCCGCCGAAGATGGCGACCCCCGAGAGCAGTGCCCCCGTGAGCATGCCCGAGATCGCGCCGCGCGCGGTTAGTCCGCGCCACCAGATGCCGAGAATCAGGATCGGGCACAGCGTCGACGCCGTGAAGGCGAAGACGAGACCGACGCTGCCGGCGAGACCGGCCGAATCTGTCGCGAGCGCCACGAGAAGAGGAATGAGCGACGACACGACTGCGGCGATGCGGAAGCCGCGCACGCTGCCACCCAGCAGGTCCTGGCTGATCACGCCTGCCAGTGAGACGACCAGGCCCGACGACGTCGAGAGGAAGGCAGCGAAGGCCCCGGCGATGACTAGCGCGGTCAGCAGGTCGCCGCCGAGGCCCGGTACGAGGCGGCCTGGCAGCAGCAGCACCAGGGCATCGGCCTCACCGGACGCGGCGAGGTCAGGTGCGAACGCGCGCCCGAGCAGACCGAACGCGGTGGGGAAGAGATAGAACACCGACAGCAGAGCGAGCACGATGAGGGTCGTGCGCCTGGCTGCAACGCCGTCGGGGTTCGTGTAGAAGCGCACGAGCACGTGCGGGAGGCCAAGCGTACCCAGCAGGAGGGCGACCATGAGTGACACGGTGCGGTAGATGTCGAGAGCTCCGGGCCCAGCAGCCGGCGGGAAGGCCTCGACCGGTGTGAGCTGCGCCGGCGGCTCGCCCCCACCGAGAATCAGCAGCAGTGCGACGACCGGAATGGCGATCGCCGTGAGCTTCAGCCAGAACTGGAACGCCTGCACGAAGGTGATCGACCGCATGCCTCCCGCCGAGACGAGCACCGCGACGAGCACCGCGACGGCGACCGAGCCGACCCACGACGGCAACCCCGTCGTGATGCGCACCGTCAGCGCTGCGCCCTGCAGTTGCGGCACGATGTAGAACCAGCCGATCAGGATGACCAGCGTCGAGGTGACTCGGCGCGCCCAGATCGATTCGAGGCGCGCCTCGGTGAAGTCCGGGATCGTGTAGGCACCCGAGCGCCGCAGGGGGGCCGCGACGAAGAACAGCAGCATGAGGTACCCGCCCGTGTAGCCGATCGGGAACCATAGACCGCCTGCCCCCTGCAAGAGGATCAGCCCGGCGATGCCGAGGAACGAGGCGGCCGAGAGGTACTCGCCGCCGATGGCCGAGGCGTTCCACCATGGCCGCACCGTGCGCGAGGCGACGTAGAAGTCGCTCGTCGTGCGCGAGAACCGCAACCCGTAGAAGCCGATCAGGGCAGAGGCGAGGGCCACCGCGGCGATCGCGGCATAGCCGATGATGGGGTTCACGCATCCTCCGCAAGTGAGCGGTAGCGGGCCTCGTTGCGCGAGGCGACGCGCACGTAGAGAG from Microbacterium sp. H1-D42 carries:
- a CDS encoding Pr6Pr family membrane protein, giving the protein MTTWWPYVRLAAAILGFAALTRQLAIAIGNAQRAETEWGAHLPTVTANFFSYFTVLSNLIAAVTLVIGAVWMLRHRRDRTPEPLWLSTLFACASTYMIVTGIVYNVLLRQIAIAGISDVWTNETLHVIIPLVMLADVLLAPHRRALPWSSLWVVAAFPIAWVAYTLLRAGFITAPFTGTAWWYPYPFLDPHLQGGYPGVIAYVIGIAAVIIAVGAGVIWAGRRQWTGGAKQASAVESERRRASR
- a CDS encoding cation acetate symporter yields the protein MNPIIGYAAIAAVALASALIGFYGLRFSRTTSDFYVASRTVRPWWNASAIGGEYLSAASFLGIAGLILLQGAGGLWFPIGYTGGYLMLLFFVAAPLRRSGAYTIPDFTEARLESIWARRVTSTLVILIGWFYIVPQLQGAALTVRITTGLPSWVGSVAVAVLVAVLVSAGGMRSITFVQAFQFWLKLTAIAIPVVALLLILGGGEPPAQLTPVEAFPPAAGPGALDIYRTVSLMVALLLGTLGLPHVLVRFYTNPDGVAARRTTLIVLALLSVFYLFPTAFGLLGRAFAPDLAASGEADALVLLLPGRLVPGLGGDLLTALVIAGAFAAFLSTSSGLVVSLAGVISQDLLGGSVRGFRIAAVVSSLIPLLVALATDSAGLAGSVGLVFAFTASTLCPILILGIWWRGLTARGAISGMLTGALLSGVAIFGGSLLAAVWSALGPFLEQPAAWTVPIAVVVTVLVSRSDRRGVPRGTDAFLARLHVPEGA